From Hyphomicrobiales bacterium 4NK60-0047b, the proteins below share one genomic window:
- a CDS encoding TetR family transcriptional regulator — MEKPPSKKEQTREKILVAASQNFRSKGYAGIGVDGIAKAAGVTSGAFYSHFGSKDGAFDAALISGLNEVIEGIPRFQKKFGKNWVEEFAEYYLGQKHQNDLACGCAMTTLSPEVVRTASETQATYEKMMNKIINLAADGLEGNSLEEKRARAWTMLSILIGGLTVARAVKSKKTTDEIVISIKASAIIAAGKTLNHQ; from the coding sequence GTGGAAAAACCACCCAGCAAAAAAGAACAAACCAGAGAAAAAATCCTAGTAGCAGCAAGTCAAAACTTCAGGAGTAAAGGCTATGCTGGCATTGGAGTGGATGGAATTGCCAAAGCAGCAGGAGTCACATCAGGCGCATTTTATTCGCATTTCGGTTCTAAAGACGGAGCTTTTGATGCAGCGCTTATTTCAGGGTTAAATGAAGTGATTGAAGGCATTCCCCGATTTCAGAAAAAGTTCGGAAAGAACTGGGTTGAAGAATTTGCTGAATATTATTTAGGACAGAAACACCAAAATGACCTAGCCTGCGGCTGCGCCATGACAACACTTTCACCAGAAGTTGTGCGAACAGCAAGTGAAACCCAAGCCACTTACGAAAAAATGATGAACAAGATCATTAACCTCGCAGCCGATGGCCTTGAGGGCAACTCACTTGAAGAAAAACGCGCCAGAGCATGGACAATGCTAAGCATTCTCATAGGAGGCCTCACTGTAGCACGCGCAGTCAAAAGTAAAAAAACAACCGATGAAATCGTAATATCAATTAAAGCATCGGCCATAATCGCGGCAGGTAAAACTCTAAATCATCAATAA
- a CDS encoding RNA polymerase sigma factor, whose translation MEPLYTLEQVIEKTVREEWGRILASLMKTLGDLQLAEDSLQDAIEAALLHWSEKGLPRSPSAWLITTARRKAIDRARRAQNFDLKQSQISYLTELERLCSGEDDFEGADHFSDKRLELIFTCCHPALEEKTKIALTLRTLGGLSVEEIAHAFLDKPSAMAQRMVRAKKKIKLTAIPYEIPDVEDLPERLSSVLSVVYLIFNEGYSASSGPSLIKVDLFQEAIRLGRILKELLPGDAEVAGLLALMLLHFSRSRARLSGEGNLIALEEQNRRLWDKAFIREGIALLKETLSLGRIGPYQLQAAISALHVEAPSWEETDWAQIAALYDLLYAVQPSSVVRINQAVAVSYSQDARAGLAMLDGIELINGLETYQPFYIAKADLMRRVSEIETASELLEHALTLTKVEVERVFINKRLSALKLE comes from the coding sequence ATGGAGCCTCTTTATACACTTGAGCAAGTGATTGAGAAAACTGTTCGGGAGGAATGGGGGCGCATTCTTGCTTCTTTGATGAAGACATTAGGAGATTTGCAACTTGCTGAAGATAGTTTGCAAGATGCGATTGAGGCGGCGCTTTTGCACTGGAGTGAAAAGGGGCTGCCTAGGTCTCCTTCGGCATGGCTCATTACAACAGCGCGCCGCAAAGCGATTGATCGTGCGCGGCGTGCTCAGAATTTTGACCTTAAACAATCTCAGATTTCTTATTTAACCGAACTTGAACGGTTGTGCTCAGGTGAAGATGATTTTGAGGGCGCTGATCATTTCTCTGATAAGCGGCTTGAATTGATTTTTACTTGTTGCCATCCAGCGCTTGAAGAAAAAACAAAAATAGCGCTTACACTTCGCACACTTGGTGGTTTGTCTGTTGAGGAAATAGCTCATGCTTTTTTGGATAAACCTTCTGCTATGGCGCAGCGAATGGTACGGGCCAAGAAGAAGATTAAGCTCACTGCTATTCCTTATGAAATCCCTGATGTAGAGGATTTACCAGAGCGCTTGTCTTCTGTGTTGAGCGTTGTGTATCTTATTTTTAATGAAGGGTATTCAGCTTCAAGTGGCCCCTCTCTCATTAAAGTTGATTTGTTTCAAGAGGCCATTCGGCTTGGTCGTATTCTTAAAGAATTATTGCCTGGTGATGCAGAGGTTGCGGGGCTTTTGGCTTTGATGTTGTTGCATTTTTCTAGATCACGGGCCCGCCTTTCAGGCGAGGGGAATTTGATTGCCCTTGAAGAGCAAAATAGACGTTTGTGGGATAAGGCTTTTATTCGTGAAGGTATTGCTCTTTTAAAAGAGACTTTATCTCTTGGGCGCATTGGCCCCTATCAATTGCAGGCTGCTATTAGTGCTTTGCATGTTGAGGCTCCTTCATGGGAAGAAACTGATTGGGCGCAGATAGCTGCGCTTTATGATTTGTTATATGCGGTACAACCGTCATCTGTTGTGCGGATTAATCAAGCTGTTGCTGTTTCTTATTCTCAAGATGCCCGAGCAGGGTTGGCAATGCTTGATGGGATTGAACTCATTAATGGGCTTGAGACTTACCAACCTTTTTATATTGCGAAAGCAGATCTTATGCGGCGAGTTTCTGAAATTGAGACAGCAAGTGAGCTTTTAGAGCACGCGCTTACTTTGACGAAGGTTGAAGTAGAGCGGGTTTTTATCAATAAAAGATTATCTGCTTTAAAGCTTGAATGA
- a CDS encoding YciI family protein, with the protein MQYMCLIYKTEGKGPQPGTDEFAGYIQAYHEFSAHIKDKGVFCAGDALQPTVTATTVTIQDGKTETMDGPFAETKEQLGGYYIIDCDDLDEALKYAAMIPSAKYGRIEVRPVMIFD; encoded by the coding sequence ATGCAATATATGTGTTTAATTTATAAAACTGAGGGCAAGGGCCCGCAACCTGGAACAGATGAATTTGCTGGTTATATTCAGGCGTATCATGAGTTTTCAGCTCATATAAAAGACAAAGGTGTTTTTTGCGCTGGGGATGCCCTGCAGCCAACGGTTACAGCAACCACTGTCACCATTCAAGATGGAAAAACAGAAACTATGGATGGGCCGTTTGCTGAAACGAAGGAACAGCTTGGTGGTTACTACATCATTGATTGTGATGATTTGGATGAGGCTTTGAAATATGCTGCTATGATCCCTTCAGCCAAATATGGACGAATTGAAGTTCGCCCGGTTATGATTTTTGATTGA
- a CDS encoding ATP-binding cassette domain-containing protein produces MQHVGVQSLLKVHIKNKTYLGANGAETQALKDAQLTLTENSFTVFFGPSGCGKSTLLRILAGLDDDYEGRVDWEHPPKVGMVFQEPRLLPWRTVKENILLSADTTFSDHEFNQLVEVVGLTEMLSHFPSELSLGLSRRVAIARAFASKPNLLLLDEPFVSLDAPTAARLRQLVRRLWVDNPITAVMVTHDMREAVELGEEVLLFTPRPGSIHERLKVLPTDRSNEASIEAKRAEVKSLYPHLFEE; encoded by the coding sequence ATGCAACACGTTGGCGTGCAGAGCCTGCTTAAGGTTCATATTAAAAACAAAACATATTTGGGCGCAAATGGAGCTGAAACACAAGCTTTGAAAGATGCTCAACTTACCCTCACGGAAAATAGCTTTACTGTATTTTTTGGTCCTTCTGGTTGTGGCAAGTCTACCTTGCTTCGTATCCTGGCCGGTTTGGATGATGACTATGAGGGGCGTGTTGATTGGGAGCACCCTCCTAAAGTTGGGATGGTGTTTCAAGAGCCGCGCCTTTTGCCATGGCGTACTGTTAAAGAAAACATTTTATTAAGTGCGGACACGACTTTTAGTGATCATGAGTTTAACCAGCTTGTTGAGGTTGTTGGTTTGACTGAGATGCTTTCGCATTTTCCAAGCGAATTGTCTCTTGGTCTGTCGCGCCGTGTAGCAATAGCCAGAGCCTTTGCTTCTAAACCTAATTTACTGCTGCTTGATGAACCGTTTGTTTCGTTAGATGCACCAACTGCTGCTCGATTACGCCAGTTAGTTCGAAGGCTTTGGGTTGATAACCCGATTACTGCGGTGATGGTAACGCATGATATGCGTGAAGCGGTTGAACTTGGGGAAGAAGTGCTTCTTTTTACCCCGCGCCCGGGCTCTATTCACGAGCGGTTGAAGGTTCTACCAACTGATCGCTCTAATGAGGCCTCTATTGAGGCGAAGCGAGCTGAGGTGAAATCACTTTATCCGCATTTGTTTGAAGAGTAG
- a CDS encoding ABC transporter permease: protein MRFLYSFFSIVGFVLIWAGAAALIADPLLPGPVEVSSAILREGASGALWHHMLITLWRVVASFIIAMALGIAIGLAMGRSHMVNGLFDPWLVFFLNIPALVIIFLCYIWGGLTETAAIVAVVINKVPNVAVMLREGTRSLNYELEEMGQSFRYTRLQKFQHIILPQLQPFIVAAGRSGLSLIWKIVLVVEFIGRSDGVGFQLHTYFQLFDVAGIFAYSLAFIAVMLLIEILIVQPWERYATRWRAEPA, encoded by the coding sequence ATGAGGTTTCTCTATTCCTTTTTTTCTATTGTTGGATTTGTACTGATTTGGGCTGGAGCTGCGGCGCTTATTGCTGATCCTTTATTGCCTGGGCCGGTTGAGGTGAGCTCTGCCATATTAAGGGAGGGGGCTAGTGGTGCGCTTTGGCATCATATGTTGATTACGCTTTGGCGAGTGGTTGCTAGTTTTATAATTGCTATGGCCCTTGGAATTGCAATTGGCTTGGCTATGGGGCGGAGCCATATGGTCAATGGGTTGTTTGACCCCTGGTTGGTGTTCTTCTTAAATATTCCCGCGCTTGTGATTATTTTCCTTTGTTATATTTGGGGGGGCTTGACTGAAACGGCGGCTATCGTTGCTGTTGTAATTAACAAAGTGCCGAACGTTGCCGTTATGCTTCGCGAGGGAACGCGCTCTTTGAATTATGAACTTGAAGAAATGGGACAGAGTTTTCGCTATACACGCTTGCAGAAATTTCAACATATTATATTGCCGCAATTGCAACCGTTTATTGTGGCAGCTGGTCGCTCGGGCCTTTCGTTGATTTGGAAGATTGTTCTGGTGGTTGAATTTATTGGGCGCTCTGACGGGGTTGGTTTTCAACTCCATACTTATTTTCAGTTGTTTGATGTGGCTGGTATTTTTGCTTATTCACTAGCCTTTATCGCAGTGATGCTTTTGATAGAAATTTTAATTGTTCAACCATGGGAGCGTTATGCAACACGTTGGCGTGCAGAGCCTGCTTAA
- a CDS encoding ABC transporter substrate-binding protein, with amino-acid sequence MNNLMSFKTRFFRILGYPVIAIFITFFFFFSDSKLFGSSVANASEVRVAALQFGTVNWVLDVIKLRKLDEKYSFKMKVIPLASTNGAKIALQGGSAEIVTTDWTWVSRRRAEKADFTLVPYSSAVGHLMVAANSDIKTLEDLRGKKIAVAGGPLDKSWLFLRAYTKKKLGVDLTDIATPVFGAPPLLTQKMIRGEFDAILNFWHFSARLKAKGFRSLLSVGDVMLELGTSGPTVAIGFAFSEGWAKKNEKQLRGFLSAAKDAVAILDKEDAIWNDIRPRMKAKDEKTFLALRHSFRDGILRRPLIVEQADVQRLYAVLAKLGGTKLLGRSKKLSSGTFWLLGDISQPVHLNTKEVERVN; translated from the coding sequence ATGAATAATTTAATGTCTTTTAAAACGAGATTTTTTCGTATTTTGGGTTATCCTGTAATTGCTATTTTCATTACATTCTTTTTCTTTTTTAGTGATTCAAAGCTTTTTGGCTCTAGTGTGGCTAATGCCAGTGAGGTTCGTGTTGCGGCCTTGCAATTTGGCACAGTCAATTGGGTGCTGGATGTGATTAAGCTCCGTAAGCTTGATGAGAAATATTCGTTTAAGATGAAGGTTATTCCCTTAGCCAGCACGAATGGGGCAAAGATAGCTTTGCAAGGCGGCTCAGCTGAAATCGTTACTACTGACTGGACCTGGGTCTCTCGCCGCCGGGCTGAAAAGGCTGACTTTACTCTTGTGCCATATAGCTCTGCTGTTGGGCATCTGATGGTTGCAGCCAATTCAGATATTAAAACACTCGAGGATTTGCGCGGGAAAAAAATAGCTGTTGCGGGTGGGCCATTGGATAAGAGTTGGTTGTTTTTGAGAGCTTATACAAAAAAGAAACTAGGTGTTGATTTAACTGATATTGCAACGCCTGTTTTTGGCGCACCGCCTTTGCTCACTCAAAAGATGATCCGCGGGGAATTTGATGCCATTTTGAATTTTTGGCATTTTAGTGCACGGTTAAAAGCGAAGGGGTTTCGCTCATTACTTTCTGTTGGTGATGTGATGCTTGAGCTTGGAACGTCTGGGCCAACAGTTGCCATTGGATTTGCTTTTTCCGAAGGCTGGGCAAAAAAAAATGAAAAGCAATTAAGGGGTTTTTTATCTGCTGCTAAAGATGCTGTTGCCATTCTTGATAAAGAGGATGCTATTTGGAATGATATTCGGCCTCGTATGAAAGCCAAAGATGAAAAAACGTTTTTAGCTTTGCGTCACTCATTTCGTGATGGCATCTTACGAAGACCCTTAATCGTTGAACAAGCTGATGTGCAACGGCTTTATGCTGTTTTAGCAAAATTAGGCGGGACGAAACTTCTTGGGCGCTCGAAGAAATTGAGCTCAGGAACGTTTTGGTTGCTTGGTGATATTTCTCAACCTGTGCACTTGAATACGAAAGAAGTGGAAAGGGTGAATTAA
- a CDS encoding 4Fe-4S dicluster domain-containing protein → MQLALVIDPGKCTSCKQCEMACAYENEQTFNPAKSRIRIFDFHEEGRFVPYTCTQCDEAWCQSACPVNAITTDQASGVKLVHDNLCVGCKVCTIACPFGTINYNADTGKVIKCDLCGGDPACAKACPTDAITYADVEQSGFDKMKAWAAKTDSAAQSS, encoded by the coding sequence ATGCAGCTCGCGCTGGTAATTGATCCCGGTAAATGCACATCATGCAAGCAATGTGAAATGGCTTGTGCGTATGAAAACGAACAAACATTCAACCCGGCAAAATCACGTATTCGTATTTTCGACTTTCATGAAGAAGGCCGGTTTGTCCCTTACACCTGTACACAATGTGACGAAGCTTGGTGTCAATCAGCTTGTCCGGTAAACGCAATCACAACAGATCAAGCGTCTGGTGTGAAACTCGTTCACGACAACCTTTGCGTTGGCTGTAAAGTCTGCACAATTGCCTGTCCATTCGGCACAATTAACTACAATGCAGATACGGGTAAAGTCATCAAATGCGATCTTTGTGGCGGTGATCCTGCTTGTGCAAAAGCTTGCCCAACAGATGCCATCACTTACGCAGACGTTGAGCAATCAGGCTTTGATAAAATGAAAGCCTGGGCTGCAAAAACTGACTCAGCCGCTCAATCATCATAA
- a CDS encoding aldehyde ferredoxin oxidoreductase family protein, producing MAWTKKILRINLTAGEITTEPLNMEWAQEYLGQRGLATKYFTEETDPNVDPLSPDNKLIFATGPLTGTCASTGGRYSVITKGPLTGAIACSNSGGYFGPELKFSGYDMVILEGKSPTPVYLSVFNDKVQLRDASHLWGKTVWEADGMIKAEVQDPLAHVATIGVSGEKGVLYSCIVNNMHRAAGRSGVGAVMGSKNLKAIVARGSNGVQVRDPQGFFAATDAGKKVLAENAVTGEGLPAFGTQVLMNVINESGAMPTRNCRDTVFEGAHDISAEAMAEPRRSDGKANLSTNQGCFGCTIACGRVSTIDPTHFTVQGEDKERYKHASGGLEYEAAWALGSATGVNDLDALTYAQFLCNEHGLDPISLGSTIAAAMDLYEEGVINHNTTGGIELKFGNAEALVKVCELVGMAEGFGAELGMGSKRLCEKYGRPELSMTCKGQEFPAYDPRGIQGMGLTYATSNRGGCHLRSYTVSSEILGIPEKTDPLATEGKAGLVKAFQDATAAVDSAGICVFTTFAWTLEDIAPQIDTACEGGWTPEKLMEVGERVWNMERRYNMAAGILGDQDTLPERVMKEASKAGPAKGLVSGLDKMLPEYYELRGWSTDGTPTGETLSRLGL from the coding sequence ATGGCTTGGACAAAAAAAATACTACGTATCAATCTCACTGCTGGTGAGATCACTACAGAGCCTCTAAACATGGAATGGGCTCAGGAATATCTTGGACAACGCGGTCTCGCCACCAAATATTTCACAGAAGAAACAGATCCAAATGTAGATCCGCTTTCTCCTGATAATAAACTTATCTTTGCAACCGGCCCTCTAACTGGCACATGTGCCTCAACAGGTGGCCGTTACTCAGTAATCACTAAAGGTCCACTGACAGGGGCAATTGCTTGTTCAAATTCAGGCGGTTACTTCGGACCAGAGCTGAAATTCTCAGGTTACGACATGGTGATTCTAGAAGGTAAATCACCAACACCAGTCTACCTTTCTGTTTTCAATGACAAAGTCCAGTTAAGAGACGCAAGTCACCTCTGGGGCAAAACAGTTTGGGAAGCTGACGGCATGATTAAAGCCGAAGTACAAGACCCACTTGCCCACGTTGCAACAATTGGCGTCTCAGGTGAAAAAGGTGTTCTTTATTCATGCATCGTGAATAACATGCACCGTGCTGCTGGCCGCTCAGGTGTGGGCGCAGTTATGGGCTCTAAAAACTTAAAAGCGATTGTCGCTCGTGGATCAAACGGCGTTCAAGTACGAGACCCTCAAGGTTTCTTTGCAGCAACAGATGCTGGTAAAAAAGTTTTGGCGGAAAACGCGGTTACTGGCGAGGGCCTCCCAGCTTTCGGGACCCAGGTTCTCATGAACGTGATCAACGAATCAGGGGCTATGCCAACTCGCAACTGTCGCGACACTGTCTTTGAAGGTGCTCACGACATTTCAGCTGAAGCCATGGCTGAGCCTCGTCGCTCAGATGGTAAAGCAAACCTGTCTACTAACCAAGGTTGCTTTGGCTGTACAATTGCCTGTGGTCGCGTTTCAACCATCGACCCAACTCACTTCACAGTACAAGGTGAAGACAAAGAGCGTTACAAACACGCTTCGGGTGGTTTGGAATATGAAGCAGCCTGGGCACTTGGTTCAGCAACAGGCGTTAACGATCTAGACGCGCTGACATATGCTCAGTTCTTATGTAATGAGCACGGTCTCGACCCAATCTCACTAGGTTCAACGATTGCAGCTGCAATGGACCTATATGAAGAAGGCGTCATCAACCACAACACAACCGGTGGTATCGAACTTAAATTCGGTAATGCTGAAGCTCTAGTTAAAGTTTGCGAACTGGTCGGCATGGCTGAAGGTTTCGGCGCTGAACTAGGCATGGGTTCAAAACGCCTTTGTGAAAAATATGGCCGTCCAGAGCTTTCAATGACTTGTAAAGGTCAAGAATTCCCTGCCTATGACCCTCGCGGTATTCAAGGCATGGGGCTAACATATGCCACATCAAATCGTGGTGGCTGTCACCTTCGTTCATACACAGTGTCATCTGAAATTCTGGGTATCCCAGAAAAAACAGATCCACTTGCAACTGAGGGTAAAGCAGGCCTAGTGAAAGCATTCCAAGACGCAACAGCTGCTGTTGATAGTGCTGGCATTTGCGTTTTCACAACCTTCGCATGGACCCTGGAAGATATCGCTCCGCAAATTGACACAGCTTGTGAAGGCGGCTGGACACCAGAAAAACTTATGGAAGTTGGTGAGCGCGTTTGGAATATGGAACGTCGTTATAATATGGCAGCCGGCATCTTAGGCGATCAGGATACATTGCCTGAACGCGTAATGAAGGAAGCTTCAAAAGCTGGCCCTGCGAAAGGTCTAGTTTCTGGCTTGGATAAAATGTTGCCCGAATATTATGAGCTTCGCGGTTGGTCAACAGATGGCACACCAACTGGTGAGACACTCTCACGCCTTGGTCTATAA
- a CDS encoding FAD-dependent oxidoreductase — MHYLVLGAGPAGVTAAETLRKHDKTAKITLLGGEPEPPYSRMAIPYYLIEKVGEDGTYLRQQDNHYENLNIDYVHGKAVALHGKSKRLKLEDGSEIQFDKLLICTGASPITPPIPGLDRDGIYNCWTLEDARHIARLAQKGEPVVLMGAGFIGSIILESLALKGVNLTVVEMGDRMVPRMLDETAGVMLQQWCESKGVRVLTSTMISEVGDGPEGLTVHTKGGEALDAKLLVVAAGVQPNIGFLASSGVTIEHGILVDQYMRTSVPDVYAAGDVCQATDFSTQKAEMLAIQPVAVEHGRIAAQNMTGKATPHEGSLNMNVLESMGLITASFGLWMGVEGGDSAKMVDLPNNRYLRLEFDGNKLVGGQAVGLTEHVGILRGLIQTELDLGPWKDKLMKEPQRLPEAYVAVAQGIV; from the coding sequence ATGCACTATCTTGTACTCGGCGCGGGTCCTGCAGGCGTCACAGCTGCAGAAACACTCCGGAAACATGACAAAACAGCAAAAATTACACTCTTAGGCGGCGAACCAGAACCACCTTATTCACGCATGGCCATTCCCTACTACCTGATTGAAAAAGTCGGTGAAGATGGCACTTATCTGCGTCAACAAGATAACCACTATGAAAATTTGAACATTGACTATGTTCACGGCAAAGCGGTCGCTCTTCATGGCAAATCAAAGCGATTAAAATTAGAAGATGGTTCAGAAATTCAGTTTGATAAACTACTGATCTGTACCGGCGCCAGCCCAATCACACCGCCAATCCCAGGGCTAGACCGAGACGGCATTTATAATTGCTGGACCCTTGAAGACGCGCGCCACATTGCAAGGCTCGCTCAAAAGGGGGAACCTGTTGTCCTCATGGGCGCAGGTTTCATCGGTTCTATTATTTTAGAATCTCTCGCCCTTAAAGGCGTAAACTTAACAGTGGTAGAAATGGGTGACCGCATGGTCCCCCGCATGCTCGATGAAACAGCTGGCGTTATGCTGCAGCAATGGTGCGAGTCTAAAGGTGTTCGTGTATTAACCAGCACAATGATCTCAGAAGTTGGAGATGGCCCTGAAGGGTTAACCGTCCATACTAAAGGCGGTGAAGCTCTCGACGCTAAACTACTAGTGGTAGCAGCTGGTGTTCAACCAAACATCGGCTTCCTGGCTTCGAGCGGCGTGACAATCGAACATGGCATTTTGGTTGATCAATATATGCGTACAAGTGTTCCAGATGTTTACGCCGCTGGTGACGTTTGCCAAGCAACCGACTTCTCAACACAAAAAGCTGAGATGCTAGCTATCCAACCAGTTGCTGTTGAGCATGGTCGCATTGCCGCCCAAAACATGACGGGCAAAGCCACCCCGCATGAAGGCAGTCTCAACATGAACGTCCTTGAATCAATGGGCCTCATCACAGCTTCATTCGGTTTATGGATGGGTGTTGAAGGAGGAGACAGTGCAAAAATGGTCGACCTTCCAAACAACAGATATCTCCGCCTCGAATTTGATGGCAACAAACTCGTCGGTGGCCAAGCCGTTGGCTTAACCGAACATGTCGGCATCCTGCGCGGTCTCATTCAAACTGAACTAGACCTAGGCCCATGGAAAGACAAGTTAATGAAAGAACCCCAGCGCCTACCAGAAGCTTATGTCGCAGTGGCTCAGGGAATAGTCTAA
- the pqqB gene encoding pyrroloquinoline quinone biosynthesis protein PqqB, whose product MKIKVLGSGAGGGLPQWNCNAVNSKDARSGHEFVKPRSQSSIAVSSNEKDWVLLNASPDIRQQIFDNKELHPHENGPIRNSPIQAVVLTNGDVDHVTGLLCLREGHPFNLYASSRVLGTINANTIFNVLNPEKVNRIETQLNTPFEVMTPNGSTGIEITPFNVPGKVALYLEEKKADGTFGTQEGDTIGLFVKELSSGKGFYYIPGCAEVDQPLRERITGAEIIFFDGTLFTNNEMLDQGLLPKTGERMGHMNMSGDDGTLKIFEDMKIDRKIYIHINNSNPVLRDNSDERKAVENKGWEVSYDGMEVTL is encoded by the coding sequence ATGAAGATAAAAGTTTTAGGTTCTGGCGCTGGTGGCGGTCTTCCTCAATGGAATTGTAATGCAGTAAATTCAAAAGACGCCCGTAGTGGACATGAATTTGTAAAACCACGTAGTCAGTCTTCAATCGCAGTTTCATCGAATGAAAAAGATTGGGTTCTCTTAAACGCTTCTCCAGACATTCGCCAACAAATTTTCGACAATAAAGAACTTCATCCTCACGAAAACGGCCCCATTAGAAACAGCCCCATTCAAGCTGTTGTCCTCACTAACGGTGATGTTGACCATGTCACGGGCCTCCTTTGTTTAAGAGAAGGACACCCCTTTAATCTATACGCATCAAGCCGGGTACTTGGAACCATTAACGCCAACACGATTTTCAATGTTTTAAATCCTGAAAAGGTCAATCGGATTGAAACACAGCTAAACACCCCGTTTGAAGTCATGACACCAAACGGGTCAACAGGCATTGAAATCACACCTTTTAATGTCCCAGGCAAAGTCGCACTCTATTTGGAAGAGAAAAAAGCAGATGGAACTTTTGGCACCCAAGAAGGGGATACCATCGGCCTCTTTGTCAAAGAGCTCAGCTCAGGCAAAGGCTTTTATTATATCCCGGGCTGCGCCGAAGTAGATCAGCCATTGAGAGAACGGATCACTGGCGCTGAGATCATCTTCTTTGACGGAACACTTTTTACCAATAATGAAATGCTAGACCAAGGTCTACTTCCCAAAACAGGCGAGCGCATGGGACATATGAATATGTCAGGTGATGACGGTACCCTGAAGATTTTTGAAGATATGAAGATTGATCGGAAAATTTATATCCACATCAACAATTCAAATCCGGTCCTTAGAGATAATTCAGATGAGAGAAAAGCCGTAGAAAACAAAGGCTGGGAAGTCTCTTACGATGGAATGGAGGTAACACTATGA
- the pqqC gene encoding pyrroloquinoline-quinone synthase PqqC: MSDQSKVLSKDELEAALRKIGAERYHSLHPFHKLLHGGELNKFQVQAWALNRYCYQAAIPRKDAAFMARCTERELRREWIHRIQDHDGDGIEEEGGIERWLALTTGLGINPEMVISTEKALPATRFAVEAYVDYVQKGTMVRAVASSLTELFAPKIHEERISGMLENYDFIDESVMKYFRRRLKQAPRDANFALKYVLEHATTAALQKDALDALTFKCNVLWSQLDALYLAYYSPAMIPPGAFREEDAN; the protein is encoded by the coding sequence ATGAGCGATCAATCTAAAGTTCTATCAAAAGATGAGTTAGAAGCCGCTTTAAGAAAAATAGGCGCTGAACGCTACCATAGCCTACACCCCTTTCATAAACTTCTTCATGGCGGTGAGCTGAATAAATTCCAGGTTCAAGCCTGGGCTTTAAATAGATATTGCTACCAAGCTGCAATCCCGCGCAAAGACGCAGCCTTTATGGCAAGATGTACAGAACGAGAATTGCGCCGTGAATGGATACACCGCATTCAAGATCATGATGGTGACGGCATCGAAGAAGAAGGTGGTATCGAACGCTGGCTAGCGCTTACCACAGGTCTTGGCATCAACCCAGAAATGGTCATCTCAACTGAAAAAGCATTGCCAGCGACAAGGTTCGCAGTCGAAGCTTATGTTGATTACGTTCAAAAAGGAACCATGGTCAGAGCGGTTGCTTCCTCACTAACCGAATTATTCGCACCCAAAATTCATGAAGAACGCATTTCTGGCATGCTCGAGAATTATGATTTCATTGACGAAAGCGTAATGAAATATTTCAGAAGACGCCTAAAACAGGCACCTAGAGATGCAAATTTTGCTCTTAAATATGTATTAGAACATGCAACCACAGCCGCGCTGCAAAAAGACGCTCTGGATGCACTCACATTTAAATGCAATGTGCTATGGTCTCAACTGGATGCTTTATACCTGGCTTACTATTCTCCAGCGATGATACCTCCTGGAGCATTTCGGGAAGAAGATGCAAATTAA
- the pqqD gene encoding pyrroloquinoline quinone biosynthesis peptide chaperone PqqD codes for MTKERLIVETNTTPALPRFVKLRHDKGRDRWIMLAPERILTPDPIAVEVLKLCDGEKTVGEISSHLAETYNAPTDVIEKDIKTMLQDLADKGFLIS; via the coding sequence ATGACAAAAGAACGTTTAATAGTTGAAACAAACACAACCCCCGCCTTGCCGCGTTTCGTAAAGTTGCGCCATGATAAAGGGCGGGACCGTTGGATTATGTTAGCTCCAGAGCGCATCTTAACACCTGATCCAATTGCTGTTGAAGTTCTCAAGCTTTGTGACGGAGAAAAAACAGTTGGAGAAATTTCAAGCCACTTAGCTGAAACTTATAATGCTCCAACTGACGTTATTGAAAAAGACATCAAAACTATGTTGCAAGATCTTGCTGATAAAGGATTTCTAATATCATGA